The DNA window CTGTCATTTTGTCTACCACCCACGTCCTCGACGCCGCGGTCCAGACAATCAATATCCTCCACGACCGGACGCCCTTCGATTTCGGTATAGGCTTGGGAGACCCGGCAGACAACAACCAGTACAACGCACTCCGTTGGCACATCGATGTCCTGGACGGAAAAAGGATCGTGCCGAGCTCGGGAGCTCACAAAGGGGCGGGCGTCATCGATTACCAGAGGCCATATCAGGCAGCAGGGCTCCACAGGTCGATCTCCTGGTATCAGGCCGTGGGCAATCACGACCAGTATTGGGGCGGCGGCTTCTATGCCAACGATTACCTCCGAAAGACCGCGGTGGGAAACACGGTGCTCGACATGGGCCTCGCCGCCGGGGGGGTCCCGTCTCTCGATGCCCGCGGCATCTACATGGGCGTGGTTGACGGGTCTACACCGTACGGGACTGTGACGGGCGCCGGATTGGCCGGGAGCATGACGTCACCGATCGTGGCCGCCGATCCCAACCGCCGGCTCCTTACTACCGAGACGTCATCGACCCTCAACTGGATGAAAGAGTTCTTCCGCACCACCTCGACGCCGAAGGGTCATGGGTTTACCCAGGAGAACCTCGACCGCGATTTTGCCTCCTACACCTTCGAGCCCAAGGCGAGCGTGCCGGTGAAGGTGATAGTGCTCGACGACACGTGCAAGAAAAACCCTTATTCCGCCACGGCCGGCTCCTATTCGCACGGCTGCCTGGACCAGGTGCGCTATGATTGGCTCGTCAACGAGCTCGACAGGGGTCAGGCCGAAGGCAAGCTCATGATCGTCGCCGCTCATGTCCCGGTGGGGCCCCAGTTAGATGTTCCCGATGCCCCAGTCCCGCCAAACCCGCAGGCGCCCAATCTTCCGAACAACACGGTCGTCCCCATGTTCCTCTCGACCTGTAATGACGGCTCGACCGCGATAGGCGTCCCATGTCCCGTCCCCGCGCCGATCGAGAACAACGACCCGGTCCCTCCCTATTCAGTCGTTACCGATGCGTCGCTTTTGGCAACGCTCCATAATTATTCGAACCTGATTTTATGGATGGCGGGCCATCGTCACATCAATACGGTCACCCCCCAGCCCGCGCCCGCAGGCAAGGGCCCGGAATTCGGCTTCTGGGAAGTGGAGACCCCGTCGACGAGGGACTTCCCCCAGGGGTTCCGCACCTTTGAAATCATTCGCAATTCGAATAATACGGTCTCCATTAAAGTGACCAACCTGGACCCCGCGGTCCAGGATACCACGTCCCCTGCCGCAACCTCCCGTGGCTACGCAATTGCCGCCGCGAGGATCTCGGCCGGGGCCGTGGGGCTCACCGATACGAGCTCCCACGTGTACAATGCGGAGCTCGTGAAGCCCCTGGCCGCCCCTTATACCATCACGGTCAACGTGACGGGCTCCGGCACCGTGGCAATGGGTCCTTACCAGGCTGCCACGTGCTCGGTCGCCGCGCCGTGTTCGGCGGTCTATCTTCCGGGCACCAGGGTCACTCTCACGCCGACCCCGACTCCCGGATCAGGGGCGGTCTTTGCCGGGTGGTCGGCCTGCCCGGGAACATCAGTGTGCAATATCACCATGACCGGCGACATGGCAATAACCGCAACATTCACCAATGCACCAACCATGGCCGTCTTCCCGACTTATAAGAGTCTCGGGAACGTGAAAATAGGGAGAAGGGCCATTGCCACTTTTACTGTGAGAAACACGACCGCGAAAGGCATGGCCGACCTCGTAATCGGGGCCGCGTCCATCGCGCAGGCGGCGCCGGACCAGTTCAGCCTCGTGGCGGGAAAAGACCGCTGCTCCGGACAGACCCTCGCCCCGGGAAAGAGCTGCACCTTTCAGGTTTCCTTTGCGCCCACTTTAATACATACCCGGGTCGCAACGATCACGCTGCCCTCGAATGATCCCGCGTCACCGTTGACGATCCCCCTCACGGGCGTCGGGAAATAGGGGCATAGTCGCTTTAAGGACTTCAGTCCCGGAGCTATTCTACGGGCCCCTCCATATCGGAGTCTTGACGATAGGGCTTTAGTATGGTCAGATTTAGGAAAGTACATGTATCGAAGGGAGGATCCCATCGTGACAGACAGGGCATACGTGGCCTCATTGTTCGACCATCTGAGGCACGACAAGGCAAAGTTTTTCGAGAAGGTGTCGGACGACGTGCAGTGGACCGTTATGGGGAGCCATTCCCTGGCGGGCGACTATTTCGGCAAGGAAAACTTCCTCGACCATACGTTCAGGAGGCTTGAGAAGCTCTTGAAGGAAGGTATGGTGCTGGCCATAAGGAACATCATGGTCGATGGCGACCTTGCCGCGGTCGAGCTGGAGGCTCTATCGACCGCCAAGAACGGCAAGCCTTTCAATAACCGCTATTGCTGGATAGTAAAGTTTGACGGGGGGATAATCAAGGAGGTCCGGGCCTATCTCGACTCCGCTCTCGTCCAAAGACTGATCGACGAAAACGAAACACCGGCATAAGGCTCAGGGGTGTGAATGTTCGTGGTTTTCCCGGCGGCCGGACCGTTCTCGTCAGGTTACCGTAATATCGGTACTCCCCTCCCAGTACCCGTGCAGATTGCAGCGCTGGTGAGCGATGAGCGTCACTTTGCCCGCGGGGGCCGCTTCTTTTACCAGGGTTACCATGAAGGCTACCTTGGGGCTCAAGTATCCACGGGATTGAAAATCAGTCCTGCCTGCAGGCTCATTGCCTATTTCAAGGGAGATAAACTCGATCCAGTGGGCTTGTCCCATAGGATGGGCGATCTCCCCCACGCTCACTTCGACCATAAAGGGCTCGCCTGCCTTGACCGTTAGGGGAGCGGTTACCACGGGAGCGTGAGTTTTCTCGAGAGGGGTTTTGTTCGACGTGTCCTTGACCTTGTTGATCGCCCCGAAGAGACTTTGATCCACCTTCACGGGGAAAAACCTGTCCGCAGCCAATGCCTCCACGGCAGCACCGGCCATCGCGGTTCCAAGGACCGCACCTTTCAAGAAGCTTCTTCTGTCCATATCTCCTCCTTTAACGGGCATGAAAGATCGGGCTCGTTTTGGTATTAGTAATATAGTGTTTGAATTACCAAGGTGCATGCCATTCGAGGAGAGCCGTGGTAAAGGAACCAATATATAACTCCTGCAAATATATCGTGCTTTTGCGAACTCTGAGCATAGGGCGCTCAACAGGGCAGGTTCGGCCCTTATTTTCGATGAATCCCTACAACAAGCGGACAAACAGACGGGAGAACCACTCCCGGATCTTGAGGAAGAAAGGTCTTTCTTTCCATTCCTCCAATCGAATCTGGTCCGACTCCGCAAGATCCTGAACAAACATCTTTTCCATTTCTCCCGCGAACTCGCGGCTCAGAATAACCGCATTCACTTCGTCATTGGTTGAAAAGCTCCAGAAGTCCATATTGGTTGAGCCCACTGTAGACCAGATCCCGTCGATTACCAGGGTTTTCGCATGAAGCAACGCATTGCGACGCTTGTATAACTTTACCCCCGATTTCAGGAGATCGTAATAGTACGATTCTCCTGCATATTGGGCCAAAGATGAATCAGTAGTTCCGGCAAGAATTATCTTTACTTCAACGCCGCGCTTTGCCGCATCGGCCAGGGCCTCCGCCGTCTGGTGGTCGGGGACAAAATAGGCATTCGTCATATGAAGTGAGTTCTCTGCGAAGGTGATAGCAGCCACATACATGATGAACGTGATCCTGTTGGCCTCCCCTGAAGTACTGCCCAATACCCCGACAAGGGCATTTCCCTTTTCTTCCGGATCGGGGAAGTAGTTCCGTGGGGAGAGAGGCGCATCCTTCTGTTTCTCCCACGTGTCGAGAAACAGCTTTTGGAACTCAGCCACGGCAGGACCTTCGATTTGGACGTCCGTATCGCGCCATGGCATCGCGCCTTCTTTTTCCTCTCCTCCCGCAGAAGAACCGCTTGAATAGACCTGGCTGATGTTGACCCCCCCGGTAATGACGACTTTGCCGTCGACAATCAGGATTTTACGATGGTCCGATACGGCGAGACGCCATTTTCCGCGGTGTTTCAGAGGGTTCACGGGGTTAAATTCGACAACCCGAATCCCCCCGTCGCGCAGGCGCTGAAAGAATTGACCGGGGGTAATGTAACTGCCTACACTATCATAGATGAGATTTACCTGGACCCCTTCCGCTTGTTTCTGCAATAACAGATCGGCGAATTTTCGACCTGTGTCGTCTTCAATATCTTCCATAATGTAGGTTTCGAGATTGACATGGTCACGTGCGTTTTCTACTGCTTTGAACATGGCGGCATAGGTGGCCGGACCGTTCACAAGGAGGGTAACTCTGTTCCCCTTCGTTAACCGGCTCTCACTCACGGATTCTATCACCGCGCTATAACGTTGCACCATATCCGTCGCATCGACGGACCACTGCAACCGTTCCAGGAGGGCCTTGCTCTGCTTGGGAGACAATAGTCCTTTGGCGGAAGCGATTTGCGCCGTTATCCTGCCAGACGGCGCATCATCGATCATTTCGGAGACGTCCGGCAGGGTCGCGCATCCTGCACCGAGGGCTAAGATTGAAACCAAGAAAAGGAACAGCAGGAAGAATCTACCTGTTTTCATCTCCTCCTATTATACCATTTATCCCCGTCCGCCATTCCTCCACCTGCACGCTGCCCTGAATCAACGTCACGTTGCCGTTCGTGGACGGTATATCCTCCCGCTCCTTTTACCGGGTTGCCTAAATTTTCTTATAGAGAAAGATAAGGCAGGAGGAGGATAAGTCAATATCGAAGGGCAGAGGTCTTTATCCTTGCCTATTCAAGCGCGGGGAGATAAGAAAAACACCGAGAGCCGCCGGGTCTATTGTTCTGTGTATCGATGACCGTCCATTCCCTGAGGAATCTATTTCCCCGCAGCATCCCCCTTTCATTGCGGTCTGCTTCGGAAGAGTTTCTAACGATGATGTCCCTGCTTTTCACAGTATTTCTCGCAACGTCGTTCCTGTTTTTCGCACTCGTGGAGACATTTCTTGCGATGGTGGCCTTGCCTGTCGCTGCAACTATTTTCGCAGTGACGATACTCACGCTCACAGGCTCGATGACAACTCGGCGAACGGTGACCGTGGTCGCGCTTGTCGCCGTACGGTTGCGCGAAGCCGGTTGACAGGGTCGCTGTCAGGATAACGAATACGGCGAGCACCAGATTAAACGACATTTTCTTTCTCATATTTTACTCTCCCTGTTGACGGGGGATAAAAAACAATTTGTCCCCAACTGAATGCGCAAATTAGGACCCAAGCGGGTCCCGTACATCGGGCACGCTACGGTACGACGCGGGGAAAGGGGAACAGCCAGAACCCCTTTCCCCGCCGAAGATTTACCTTTATTTCGCGGGAGCGGTGGTTTCTTCCGTTTTCTCTTTCGTGCTCGTTGTGGTGGTCTTCATCTTCTTACCCATTTTGACCGCGGAGGCCATCATTTTGCCGTCTTTCTCCATATACTTCACGGTGACCTTGTCGCCGGCCTTAACTTCACCCTTCATCGTGGCGTCTGATACGTCGAAAGTCATGTCGCCCTTCTTGCCCTTTACGGTCATCGTCTTCGCTGCCGTATCCATGGTGGTGACTTCGCCCTGGAACATCATTGCCTTGCTCTTTTTGACTTTGGTGATGGTTTCCTTCTTCTCGGGCGTGGTCGTGGTAGTAGTAGTTGTTTCCTTCTTCTCGGGTGTTCCCGCCTGAGCGAACACGGTAGCGACAAATGCGAGACTCATTACTAATGCCAGGACAAAGATCGATACTTTCTTCATTTCGATTCACCTCATTATTTATTTAACAACACTTGTATATACGTATACCTGCGGTGGACATCCTGACGTGGCTACATTAACGGTGGCATAACATCTGCCGACCCCCTCAGGCAGGCTGGACCGCATGCCCTCGGGTTCTCCTTATTTTGCGAGCGGGCCAAGCCGTTCGATTACGGCTTCGAGGGATTTCTCTCTCTTCGCAAGGGCTTCCCGAAACTCTCTTCTATCGGTGTGGCTGATCTCAACGTCCAGATGGAGATGGTAGTTCTCGAGCACGCTCAACAATACCTTCGCCTCTCCCTCATTCAATTCCAAATTTATCATCCTCTTCTCCTTTTTCCTTGTCCGGCCTCTTATTCAAATATAGTCTTGAAACCGTGAGATACAAGGATCATAAAGGAAACATGAGAAAAAAATCCGCCCGTCGAACCGCGAAGAAGGCCTAAGACCGTTCCCTGGTTGTGAATTCGTGAAAGTTATTACTGGGCCGCTAAAAGGTACTCATTACCCGTTCTGTTAAATCCGGTGCTCGATTGACGGTTTTATAGGCTGGATCGGGTGGAATTCGATACCTCCATTGAATAAACCGAAGTCTGTCACAGTACGACAGGAGCGGAAATAGCCAAATTTGGTAATAAGGGCGGTGATCCCGCAAAATTCGTGGTCTTATGTCTCTTGGAGAAAGACGAACATGAGGTCGTGCCTATTCTATCCGATCGGTGATTCAGCGATTCGAGACAGGTCGGGCCCTCGCCGGCAGATTGACTAAGAGCACCCCCGCCAGAACCGCGACAAATCCGGCGATAAAAATGCCTGTCAGTTTTTCGGCCAAAAGGGCGGCGCCCAATAAGGTCGCGATCATGGGGTTGAGGTTTACATAGACCGCAACCTGGGTCGGCGAGAGGCGGGTGAGTGCGAAGGTCCAGAGCAGATAGCCGATAGCCCCGCCGAATATTCCCAGAAACAGCACGACCAGCACGATATTGGTATTCAGCCGTGCCACGGCGGAAGCGGGGTCTTCTATAAAGACCACCGGCACGAGTAACAGGGTGCCGAAGATCATGGTGTAGGCGGTCACGGTCAATGCCTTGTATCGGATGAGCATGCGCTTTGCGAGCACCCCGTAGACTGCGCCGCATAGCGCGGTTATCAGCATAAGGGCATCTCCGGCAAGGGAGAGGCTCTTGCCGCCAAAGGTCAATCCCCGCTCGGCGAGCACGATCCCCACGCCGGCGAAGGTGAGCAGGACTCCGCATGTCTGGCGGGGGCTAAGACGTTCTTTCTTTGTTGCCCGGGCAATAAGGACGCTCCATAAAGGCATGGTGGCGAGCATCAGCGCCCCTCTCGATGCCTCGGTGAGGCGAAGGCTCATGTTGAAGGTCACGGGGAAGATGGTGAAGAAGATGACGCCGAGAAGGAGAAGGTAGGGGATATCCTTCGCCCTGATACGGAGAAGGTCCCTGGACCATAAAAGCAGGAAGAGGAGCAGGAGGAAGCCGCCCTGACCGAATCGCAGGATTGCGAGCGTCAGGGGCGGGATATCACGGACGGCGACGCGGACGGCGACGACGGAGGCCCCGAAAAGGAGGGCCGCGATGAAGGCACCCGCATTGGCAGTGAATTCACGTCTCATCAGTGGGCCCTGTGGCTACGCAAAATCGAGCGTGCCCCTGGCCCTGAGCTCGAGCGGCAGGAGGCTATCGTAGAGAAACTCGTGGAGCGGCGTAGGTATGCCCGCTTCCCGGCCGAGCCGGACTACCGCGCCATTCCATGCGTCCAGCTCCGAGGGCTTGCCTTCGGCAATATCCCTTTGCATCGAGGTGGTCCCGCCGGGCGCCAGGGAGTCTAGAAAGGCCATCGCTTTTTCAACGTTTTCCGCAGAGAGGGCGACCTGCCGTGCCTGAGCCACTGCAACGATCTCGTGAAGGCACTGAGCGAGGAGCCGCCTTGTCCCGGGGAGGGTGCGGAGCACCCCGATCGGCGCCCTTGTCACACTGCCTACCCCGCCGAAGGAGACGACGAAGAGGAATTTCTCCCACAGGGATACCTCTATGTCAGGAGGAATTTCGACCTTCACTCCGGCTTTCTCGAAGGCCTGTCGCAATTTTTCCGCCCGTGGGCTCGATCCCTTGTCCATTTCGGCGAATTTAATGAAATGGGCTTCCCCCATGCTTCGGATATGGCCCGGAGCAATAATTTGGCTCATAGTCCCGCACAGGCCGTTCAGCACGTGGTCCGCGCCCAATACGTCCGCGAGTTGGGAAGCCGCTTCCACGCCGTTTTGCAGCGGTACCACATACGTGTCGGGCCCTATCATGGGCGCCATCGCCCGCGCCGCCTCGGTAACCTGCCACGTCTTGACGCCAAGGATCACCACGTCGGCTATCCCCACCCGGGCGGGGTCATCGGTTGCCAATACGGCGTGGACGTGAATATCTCCTTTTGGAGTTTCGACCCGCAGGCCCTGACTCTGGATCGCGCACAGGTGCGCCCCCCTCGCGATAAAGACCACATCCTCACCCGAGCGCGCCAGTTGTGCGCCGAAGTACCCGCCGCAGCCCCCTGTGCCGAAGATCGCAATTCGCATGAGTACCTCCCTCTATCCCTGATTTGATGTGGTGACGCCCGCGCGTAGGGGCATAACATTTTGTATACGAAAAAAAGGTGGAGTCAAGTCTTTTGTGCAAATCCGGCGCATTAGGGTGAAATATCCCTTCTTTGAGGCAGAGTGTAAGATAGGTCACAAACTCACGGCCGGGAAACGGGAGAACGTCTCATGGTCCGCCCATCCCGCCCCGGTGCCCATTCAGTCTCTCTTATTCTTCCGGCGCGTCTATTCTTCCGGCGCGTCTATTCTTCCGGCGTGTCCTGCACTTGCTTGTATTCCAGCACGGTCGGCGTACTCTTGAGACCCTCTATAAAGCGATCGACATCCTTATCCCGGACTTGATAGTCCCAGGTGTCGCGGGCGAAATTTTCGCCTGTCCGGATCTCTCTCGATCCATATCCGTAGAATTCGATCATCGCACCATTCGCATTGAGCTTGTCCGCGGGAAGGTCGAAGGGCTGTCCTTCCATGTTGAGCCTGTTTTTGAATATAACTTTGAATGTGGCCATCTTCTTTTCTCCTCTTCCTGAATTTATGTGTCGGTCTATTCAGATTTGCGACATGACAGGGCGTTTGTCAATAGGCTGCCTGCTTCGGGTGTAATCAAAAGTGTGACATTTTTTTGCGGTTCCATCCTTGAAAAGACCTGAAATAGTACTCACACTATATAGGAAAGCACGAGAAACCGTACGGAGCGCCATAATAAAGGAGGAGAACCACATGTCCGAAGAGAAAAATATTGCCAAAGATCAGGACTTTAAAAAGATTCTTTCCGAAGCCGCAGAGGCAATACGGTCTGCCGGAGACTACCTTCGCCTCGCGGGCGATGCGACCTATGTAGATGATGCGGCGAGACAGTTCGTGACGGAACGGAAATCCCTCGACATCTTCCTCGTCCACTTGAACGAAGCGCTGCAGATGACGGATCACGATATTTTGTTGAGTGCCGCGGCAGGGCTGAAAGAGCGGGCCCTAATGCTCCGGGGGATTAGAGAGCAGATCAAGCAGCTCGATTCCGCCGCTGCGGGAGAGGTTGCGGGTTATTCCGAGCAGGCGGTGACATATATACAGCAGGCACAGACACTTATCGCGGAACTGCCGTAATAGGGTAAAATCGCACGAAAGTGCCAAAGATATGCGCCTCACGGGCGGCCCGCCCGGCTTCCAGCCCAAAGGGCAGCGGGGTTTCGGTCGGCCGGGGGCCGGCGCGAAACGCGTAGCTATTCCCTTATCTTTCCCGAATCATGATCCCTCGCGGATACGATACCAAGTGCCGGGAATGGTAGAATCAGCGAATCAGGGATATTAAGAGGTCCTTCCTTCCCCGGTATTCAGGCCTGTGGGAAGTACTGCACCGTTGCGTCGGGGTAAACGGCCACATCGGCCTTTTCGCCCCATTCAGTGACCAATAGATTCCGGACCTCTTCCCATTCCTTGACCCAGATAAAAGGCGGGAGCCCTTTGAACATGGAAGCGCCCACAATATCTTTTATGGGGGAGAGGATGATGCACCTCTTGATGTTCGGCGGAGCCGGCTGGGGTGGCAGGAGGGCCCCGTCGTTGCTTTTCCCGAACTCTCCGAAAAGGTAATGGACCACCTGCCCGGACGGTTCATTGGCGATGATCACGAGATCGCCGCCCTCTTTCTTTATCGAGGGCATGGCGATAAAGGGAGCGATTGCGCACTCGTTCGATTTGGCAAAGGCATTGACCACGACGATATCCATATCCTTTGCCTGGACAGTGGCATAGACCTCTTTTGCGAGCTCGACCCCTGCCCGGTGCTCCT is part of the Syntrophorhabdaceae bacterium genome and encodes:
- a CDS encoding TIGR03768 family metallophosphoesterase — translated: MSREFGKVKGAGTLAHGNPAGQEKSPVLRKGNIVREAVTLLFLLFLFVTTLPLQGSTAEPTYPISPDVQTTRQRTVRPVSIPGAPELTIGQVDQYAAAGYSSWEFGAPVDYGLLLPDGTVPATPTPAETLLNFFSISDTHITDKESPAQMLYLGLLGTFGNTNTPLYSPVILSTTHVLDAAVQTINILHDRTPFDFGIGLGDPADNNQYNALRWHIDVLDGKRIVPSSGAHKGAGVIDYQRPYQAAGLHRSISWYQAVGNHDQYWGGGFYANDYLRKTAVGNTVLDMGLAAGGVPSLDARGIYMGVVDGSTPYGTVTGAGLAGSMTSPIVAADPNRRLLTTETSSTLNWMKEFFRTTSTPKGHGFTQENLDRDFASYTFEPKASVPVKVIVLDDTCKKNPYSATAGSYSHGCLDQVRYDWLVNELDRGQAEGKLMIVAAHVPVGPQLDVPDAPVPPNPQAPNLPNNTVVPMFLSTCNDGSTAIGVPCPVPAPIENNDPVPPYSVVTDASLLATLHNYSNLILWMAGHRHINTVTPQPAPAGKGPEFGFWEVETPSTRDFPQGFRTFEIIRNSNNTVSIKVTNLDPAVQDTTSPAATSRGYAIAAARISAGAVGLTDTSSHVYNAELVKPLAAPYTITVNVTGSGTVAMGPYQAATCSVAAPCSAVYLPGTRVTLTPTPTPGSGAVFAGWSACPGTSVCNITMTGDMAITATFTNAPTMAVFPTYKSLGNVKIGRRAIATFTVRNTTAKGMADLVIGAASIAQAAPDQFSLVAGKDRCSGQTLAPGKSCTFQVSFAPTLIHTRVATITLPSNDPASPLTIPLTGVGK
- a CDS encoding nuclear transport factor 2 family protein translates to MYRREDPIVTDRAYVASLFDHLRHDKAKFFEKVSDDVQWTVMGSHSLAGDYFGKENFLDHTFRRLEKLLKEGMVLAIRNIMVDGDLAAVELEALSTAKNGKPFNNRYCWIVKFDGGIIKEVRAYLDSALVQRLIDENETPA
- a CDS encoding class II SORL domain-containing protein, coding for MDRRSFLKGAVLGTAMAGAAVEALAADRFFPVKVDQSLFGAINKVKDTSNKTPLEKTHAPVVTAPLTVKAGEPFMVEVSVGEIAHPMGQAHWIEFISLEIGNEPAGRTDFQSRGYLSPKVAFMVTLVKEAAPAGKVTLIAHQRCNLHGYWEGSTDITVT
- a CDS encoding phospholipase D-like domain-containing protein; this encodes MKTGRFFLLFLFLVSILALGAGCATLPDVSEMIDDAPSGRITAQIASAKGLLSPKQSKALLERLQWSVDATDMVQRYSAVIESVSESRLTKGNRVTLLVNGPATYAAMFKAVENARDHVNLETYIMEDIEDDTGRKFADLLLQKQAEGVQVNLIYDSVGSYITPGQFFQRLRDGGIRVVEFNPVNPLKHRGKWRLAVSDHRKILIVDGKVVITGGVNISQVYSSGSSAGGEEKEGAMPWRDTDVQIEGPAVAEFQKLFLDTWEKQKDAPLSPRNYFPDPEEKGNALVGVLGSTSGEANRITFIMYVAAITFAENSLHMTNAYFVPDHQTAEALADAAKRGVEVKIILAGTTDSSLAQYAGESYYYDLLKSGVKLYKRRNALLHAKTLVIDGIWSTVGSTNMDFWSFSTNDEVNAVILSREFAGEMEKMFVQDLAESDQIRLEEWKERPFFLKIREWFSRLFVRLL
- a CDS encoding DMT family transporter: MRREFTANAGAFIAALLFGASVVAVRVAVRDIPPLTLAILRFGQGGFLLLLFLLLWSRDLLRIRAKDIPYLLLLGVIFFTIFPVTFNMSLRLTEASRGALMLATMPLWSVLIARATKKERLSPRQTCGVLLTFAGVGIVLAERGLTFGGKSLSLAGDALMLITALCGAVYGVLAKRMLIRYKALTVTAYTMIFGTLLLVPVVFIEDPASAVARLNTNIVLVVLFLGIFGGAIGYLLWTFALTRLSPTQVAVYVNLNPMIATLLGAALLAEKLTGIFIAGFVAVLAGVLLVNLPARARPVSNR
- a CDS encoding 2-dehydropantoate 2-reductase; the encoded protein is MRIAIFGTGGCGGYFGAQLARSGEDVVFIARGAHLCAIQSQGLRVETPKGDIHVHAVLATDDPARVGIADVVILGVKTWQVTEAARAMAPMIGPDTYVVPLQNGVEAASQLADVLGADHVLNGLCGTMSQIIAPGHIRSMGEAHFIKFAEMDKGSSPRAEKLRQAFEKAGVKVEIPPDIEVSLWEKFLFVVSFGGVGSVTRAPIGVLRTLPGTRRLLAQCLHEIVAVAQARQVALSAENVEKAMAFLDSLAPGGTTSMQRDIAEGKPSELDAWNGAVVRLGREAGIPTPLHEFLYDSLLPLELRARGTLDFA